The Lagopus muta isolate bLagMut1 chromosome 8, bLagMut1 primary, whole genome shotgun sequence genome contains a region encoding:
- the PCBP3 gene encoding poly(rC)-binding protein 3 isoform X11 gives MESKVSEGGLNVTLTIRLLMHGKEVGSIIGKKGETVKKMREESGARINISEGNCPERIVTITGPTDAIFKAFAMIAYKFEEDITNSMSNSTATSKPPVTLRLVVPASQCGSLIGKGGSKIKEIRESTGAQVQVAGDMLPNSTERAVTISGTPDAIIQCVKQICVVMLEVQSVTKGSPPKGATIPYRPKPASTPVIFAGGQAYTIQGQYAIPHPDQLTKLHQLAMQQTPFTPLGQTTPAFPGEKLPLHSSEEAQNLMGQSSGLDASPPASTHELTIPNDADV, from the exons ATGGAGTCAAAGGTCTCCGAAGGCGGCCTGAACGTCACCCTCACCATCCGGCTGCTGATGCATGGCAAG gaaGTCGGAAGCATCATTGGGAAG aaaggagagaCTGTGAAGAAGATGCGTGAAGAG AGTGGGGCGAGAATCAACATCTCAGAGGGAAACTGCCCTGAGCGGATTGTGACCATCACTGGCCCCACCGATGCCATCTTCAAGGCTTTTGCCATGATTGCCTACAAATTTGAGGAG GACATAACCAACTCAATGAGCAACAGCACTGCCACCAGTAAACCTCCAGTGACGCTGCGACTGGTTGTACCAGCTAGCCAGTGTGGCTCTCTGATTGGCAAGGGAGGCTCCAAGATCAAGGAAATCAGGGAG TCCACAGGTGCTCAGGTTCAAGTGGCAGGGGACATGCTGCCCAACTCCACGGAGCGGGCGGTGACAATCTCGGGGACACCCGACGCAATTATCCAGTGTGTCAAACAGATCTGTGTGGTGATGCTGGAGGTACAGTCTGTAACAAAGGGG TCCCCACCAAAAGGTGCCACCATTCCCTACCGCCCAAAGCCCGCCTCCACCCCTGTCATTTTTGCAGGTGGTCAG gcCTACACAATTCAGGGACAATACGCCATTCCACACCCGGAT CAGTTGACCAAGCTCCACCAGTTGGCTATGCAGCAAACCCCCTTTACTCCCCTTGGACAGACCACCCCCGCTTTCCCTG gagaaaagctgccCTTACATTCCTCCGAAGAAGCTCAAAATCTGATGGGCCAATCATCAG GTCTGGATGCCAGTCCCCCGGCCAGTACTCATGAACTCACCATTCCCAATGAT GCTGACGTCTGA